Part of the Candidatus Neomarinimicrobiota bacterium genome, TCATTTGAATGACTCTGATACCTGCTTTCATAGCCGAATCGGTCGCTTTTTCCCATTTGACGCACAACTCTGACAAAAACCCTTTCCCGGGTTGTGTGCCTTCATTTAACAGAGTTGAGCCACAATCACCGTAAATTCCTATTGCGCTTGAAGAGAGAAATGTTTGAGGAGGATTTTTCAGCTGTGCAACCGTATCAGCAAGCAACCGGGTACTGTCAATTCTACTTTCGAACAACACTTTTTTCCGATTTTTCGTCCATCTGCCCAGCCCGATATTCTCGCCTGAAAAATTCACTATCGCATTTATATTTTCTAACTTCTCTTTATCAATTTTTCCGCTGATAGGGTTCCATTCTATTTCGTCGCTACTACCCGGTTTTCTTCTGACGAGGCGAAGAACATTATGACCTTTTTTCCGTAGATACTCAGAAAATTCAGTTCCCAGTAAACCGGAAGCGCCGCTTATAGCTATTTTCATAATTTTAAGTTTAGTTTCATCGGAGTTGTTTCTACTTCAAAATATCAGTTACAGAAAATCGCTATCGCCGACATTACCTCACGCTGTAAAGTTCCGCCCACCGGCATATTCAGCAATCTGCCATTCGCGTAAATAGATGAAGAGCCACCGCCATCAAGATTTAAAGCTTCAATAGCTCCAATGTCCTTCATAATTTGGGCGAGTTCATCTAAGTTCACTCCCCTGCTATCGCTCTGACGACCATCAACAATCAGTAATAGTAATTCACCTTCGGAAGTATAACCAATTGCTGTGCGAGGATGAACATCCGGTATTGACGTATCGAAAAAAACTTCTTCATCGCTTGTTACTCGAGCTGCACCCTCCGCAAATAATATGGGGCCGGCGCTCAGTGCCTCACTGAATTCCCAGAATTGGGCGGAAGAAATATCGGGTTTTGGTATCGGTTTATGAGGAACGTTTCCGAACGGCTCTTTCCATTCGAATAGCGAATCATTTCTGCTTGAGACCCAGGCAATATCCATCTTGCCATTGTCGTTCAGCCCGAATGCGCCACGTGAGATGTAAAACCTTAAACTATCACGCATTACTGAAGGAGTAGCGCGTTTTAATACTTTTCCATTTACCTTCAACAAACCCACATGTTTCGTTGGATTAAGATCCATGCGGAAATATCCTCCATTTACAACTACGCAGGCTCCTAAATCATTCGCAAAACTCAAAACCGATTCTCTACCGCTCAGTTCGTCAGATGCTACCACCCGGGCATTAATATTCGAATCTTGAAGCGATACGGACATATACCATGCTTTCAATGGGATCAGCTCGTTTACTGCTTCAAATATTTTTATCCCATCCGGCAGCTCCTCGTTAAGAGACTGCATTGGACTCCATTTTAATATTATTTTCGAGTCTGACGATCTCTTTGAGCAACCGAATGTCAAAACAGTCAGATAACAAGTTATAAGTAGAATGAATTTGGATGTTGGATTTATTCTAAGAAATGTAATTGCTATTATTTTTATATTAAAAATATATAAACCCTTTAAATGAAAACGAAATTTGTAGCTATAATGTTAACAATTATTGCTGATAAAATCCACTAAGAGGAGATTAATTATTCGCCTGCTATTCTTAATTTATGTTACTGCCGGTTCTGTGCTATTACTCTTTTCTTCTTGGTTCTTTGATAACTCGCGGAATAAAATTGCGCCTCCGAATGCCATACCGATGTAAAGTATGAATGCTCGCCAGATAAACGTATATGCTGTCATTAGATAGAGTGGTACTATTTTGTTCAGCAGCTCTGCCGATGCTACTTCTGCGATGCCGCTGCCACCCGGTGTTGGCATCAGATAATACATCGAGGTCAAAATAGATTGTATCTTTATTGTATAAAAATATTCTGTTTGTATTCCGAGGGAATGAATTACCACAAATGCTATAGTAAATTTATTCAGGTAAACAAGGCTTGACAATATGAAGGATAGGAATACTGCAAACGGTGATTTTTTTGCTACCGCAAAGAATGTATTTTTCAAAGTATGAATCTCATCGATAATATTTTCATTGAAAATATTTATACGTTCGCTACTGATGAAAAAGTTAACCGCCTTGCCCAATACCCTTAAAATCGTTCCGAGAAATATTGGCCTCAACAGAGATATTCCGATTAAAAGTATTACTGCTCCAATTAACAACATACCATAAAGAAAGAGCTGCGAAAGCGCAGGTCCTAATAGCTGTTCGCCTATTGTCATCACAGCGTACATCCCGGAAATCATAATAAACATCATTGAAAAAAGATAGCCATAAGAACTCACTGCTATTCCTTCAAGTATTGGAAGCCCTTCGCTATATAACATATAGACTTGACCGGCGCCGCCGCCTGATTGAAACGGTGTTACCGCTCCCACGAAAATTGTAGCTGAGTTGGCTTTTAAGCAGCCGAAAAACGATATTGGGACACTCGCGCGTCTTGCAAAAATCCATAATCGCATAGCTCCAAGAATCAAATCAAACAGAACCAACAAAAAGAGAATTACGAAATATTTCATTTCAATATGAAATAAGACGTCTTTGCCGTTTTCTGTACCGTTAAAAAAATATATAAATGTGAACCCGGCTAATGAAGCAAGTATGAACAACTTAATACCGCGCTTCAGTGATTTTAGGTTTATCCCATTCTTATTATCAGATTTATCCAAATATTATCCTCGACGGATTATCTATATATGTTTTTACAAATATATTATTGTTCATGCGAGGATAATTTATGATTTTTCAATTCCACTTTAATTCTTCCCAAGAGTACATCAACCTCTGCATACACTAATATATGTTTTGGATCAACACTGAACCAAGCTCGCCATGAACCGTTAAATCCTTTGAACCCGTCGTATTTTGCCTTGCCATCAATTCTGTATGCTTCAACCGTCATCTTGCTTTTTTTCAATTTTACGAGCTCGGAAACTGATTTGCATACTATTTGTGTCCACTTGATCTCATTCTTTATAATAGTAGGAAACTTTAACGTAGTATCCACACCTGCAAATGATCTCGCATAATAAATGCTTGAAACACCATCCTGAAC contains:
- a CDS encoding TIGR01777 family protein; its protein translation is MKIAISGASGLLGTEFSEYLRKKGHNVLRLVRRKPGSSDEIEWNPISGKIDKEKLENINAIVNFSGENIGLGRWTKNRKKVLFESRIDSTRLLADTVAQLKNPPQTFLSSSAIGIYGDCGSTLLNEGTQPGKGFLSELCVKWEKATDSAMKAGIRVIQMRIGVVLSSKGGALKKMLPAFYMGVGGKLGSGTQYFSWILIDDFVRAVYHLLISDNIQTPVNINSHEVVTNYEFTKTLGKVINRPTFLPLPGFVLKILFGQVAEELLLSSSNAVPQILIGSGFEFKYPRLEDALRFTLKK
- a CDS encoding phosphodiester glycosidase family protein → MQSLNEELPDGIKIFEAVNELIPLKAWYMSVSLQDSNINARVVASDELSGRESVLSFANDLGACVVVNGGYFRMDLNPTKHVGLLKVNGKVLKRATPSVMRDSLRFYISRGAFGLNDNGKMDIAWVSSRNDSLFEWKEPFGNVPHKPIPKPDISSAQFWEFSEALSAGPILFAEGAARVTSDEEVFFDTSIPDVHPRTAIGYTSEGELLLLIVDGRQSDSRGVNLDELAQIMKDIGAIEALNLDGGGSSSIYANGRLLNMPVGGTLQREVMSAIAIFCN
- a CDS encoding flippase-like domain-containing protein, whose protein sequence is MDKSDNKNGINLKSLKRGIKLFILASLAGFTFIYFFNGTENGKDVLFHIEMKYFVILFLLVLFDLILGAMRLWIFARRASVPISFFGCLKANSATIFVGAVTPFQSGGGAGQVYMLYSEGLPILEGIAVSSYGYLFSMMFIMISGMYAVMTIGEQLLGPALSQLFLYGMLLIGAVILLIGISLLRPIFLGTILRVLGKAVNFFISSERINIFNENIIDEIHTLKNTFFAVAKKSPFAVFLSFILSSLVYLNKFTIAFVVIHSLGIQTEYFYTIKIQSILTSMYYLMPTPGGSGIAEVASAELLNKIVPLYLMTAYTFIWRAFILYIGMAFGGAILFRELSKNQEEKSNSTEPAVT
- a CDS encoding DUF3108 domain-containing protein produces the protein IDNSFFSHRFISHWWTRDSGHKEEYNFDYENRTYQYASWNLLWEEDTLRTEKALNFDRVQDGVSSIYYARSFAGVDTTLKFPTIIKNEIKWTQIVCKSVSELVKLKKSKMTVEAYRIDGKAKYDGFKGFNGSWRAWFSVDPKHILVYAEVDVLLGRIKVELKNHKLSSHEQ